One part of the Streptomyces ferrugineus genome encodes these proteins:
- a CDS encoding VOC family protein — MKIRLTSVFVDDQSKALRFYTEILGFVTKHDVPVGEKDRWLTVVSPDEPEGTELLLEPAGHPAVKTYRDALVMDGVPLAQFAVADVRAEYDRLRGLGVHFTQEPLEMGPVTTAVFDDTCGNLIQIATQPE, encoded by the coding sequence ATGAAAATCCGTCTGACCAGCGTCTTCGTCGACGACCAGAGCAAGGCCCTGCGCTTCTACACCGAGATCCTCGGCTTCGTGACGAAGCACGACGTCCCGGTGGGGGAGAAGGACCGGTGGCTGACCGTCGTCTCGCCCGACGAGCCCGAGGGCACCGAGCTGCTGCTGGAGCCCGCGGGCCACCCGGCGGTCAAGACCTACCGCGACGCCCTCGTCATGGACGGCGTCCCACTCGCCCAGTTCGCCGTCGCCGACGTACGGGCGGAGTACGACCGTCTGCGCGGCCTCGGCGTCCACTTCACCCAGGAGCCCCTGGAGATGGGCCCTGTCACCACCGCCGTCTTCGACGACACCTGCGGCAATCTGATCCAGATCGCGACACAGCCGGAGTAA
- a CDS encoding VOC family protein codes for MDFTLEVIPLPVSDIDRARDFYRDKVGFHVDIDQEVMPGMRIVQLTPPGSGCSIALGDSIWDMTKGETRPEPGSYQGLQLCVADIKAARAELLERGLEISEPVQYAPDDGATFMYFTDPDGNGWSIQEYRRRATEPLHHLLAELAKGRES; via the coding sequence ATGGACTTCACCCTCGAAGTGATCCCGCTGCCCGTGAGCGACATCGACCGGGCCCGCGACTTCTACCGGGACAAGGTCGGCTTCCACGTCGACATCGACCAGGAGGTCATGCCGGGCATGCGCATCGTCCAGCTCACGCCTCCGGGCTCGGGCTGCTCGATCGCCCTGGGCGACAGCATCTGGGACATGACCAAGGGCGAGACCAGGCCGGAGCCCGGCTCCTACCAGGGCCTCCAGCTGTGCGTGGCGGACATCAAGGCGGCCCGGGCGGAACTGCTCGAACGCGGCCTGGAGATCTCGGAGCCGGTCCAGTACGCCCCCGACGACGGCGCCACGTTCATGTACTTCACGGACCCGGACGGCAACGGCTGGTCGATCCAGGAGTACCGGCGCCGGGCGACGGAGCCGCTGCACCATCTGCTGGCGGAGCTGGCGAAGGGCCGCGAGTCGTAG
- a CDS encoding ArsR/SmtB family transcription factor, with the protein MAEDLFKALADPTRRTILDELTEQSGQTLFEICSRLSMKHQLAISRQGVSQHLAVLEAAGLVETRREGRYKFHDLNTAPLRQITERWPLRDLTGPKESTP; encoded by the coding sequence GTGGCCGAAGACCTCTTCAAAGCCTTGGCCGACCCCACCCGCCGTACGATCCTCGACGAGCTCACCGAGCAGTCCGGACAGACACTGTTCGAGATCTGCTCGCGACTGAGCATGAAACATCAGCTCGCGATCTCCCGTCAGGGAGTCTCCCAGCACCTCGCCGTGCTGGAGGCCGCCGGGCTCGTCGAGACCAGGCGGGAGGGCCGCTACAAGTTCCACGACCTCAACACGGCCCCGCTCCGGCAGATCACCGAGCGCTGGCCCCTGCGCGACCTGACCGGGCCGAAGGAGAGCACCCCATGA
- a CDS encoding MFS transporter codes for MALGFAVLALPGATPGRLSLVLACQALPQLVFVLAGGVIADRMSRARLMVAADVVGAAAYAGLAAVVLSGHAPLLLMCVLAVVAGTATALFAPAMDGLVPLIVPAGRLQQANGMLRVGTNSSLLLGLALSGVAVAWIGAGWALALNAASFVVSAVLIARLRVPGRAAKASSGWDDLREGWREFSSRQWLWVVVAQYAIVVAALNANVGVLGPLVAEAELGGARAWSVIVAAQALGTIAGAGLAARVRVNRPILVGVLATFPAALPIALLAVSAPVWLVAVAMFCWGIAADVFAVLWSTTIQREVPEAALSRVSSYDLFGSLAFAPLGLLAAGPVAGLVGTRQALAGCAVMIVVATCAALLSPQVRRLGPAALASRSERRGVAASGTADEGPA; via the coding sequence GTGGCACTGGGGTTCGCCGTCCTCGCCCTGCCCGGGGCGACTCCGGGGCGGCTGTCGCTGGTCCTGGCCTGCCAGGCCCTGCCCCAGCTGGTGTTCGTGCTGGCCGGCGGGGTGATCGCGGACCGGATGTCGCGCGCACGGCTGATGGTGGCCGCCGACGTCGTGGGCGCCGCCGCGTACGCGGGTCTGGCGGCCGTCGTGCTCAGCGGTCACGCGCCGTTGCTCCTCATGTGCGTGCTGGCCGTCGTCGCCGGTACCGCGACCGCGCTGTTCGCTCCCGCGATGGACGGTCTGGTGCCGCTGATCGTGCCGGCCGGGAGGCTTCAGCAGGCCAACGGCATGCTGCGGGTGGGCACGAACAGCAGCCTGCTGCTGGGGCTGGCGCTGTCGGGCGTCGCCGTCGCCTGGATCGGGGCCGGCTGGGCACTGGCCCTCAACGCCGCGTCGTTCGTCGTCAGCGCGGTCCTCATCGCCCGTCTGCGCGTTCCCGGACGTGCGGCCAAGGCGTCCTCGGGCTGGGACGACCTCAGAGAGGGGTGGCGGGAGTTCAGCTCCCGGCAGTGGCTGTGGGTGGTCGTCGCCCAGTACGCGATTGTCGTCGCGGCGCTCAACGCCAACGTCGGCGTCCTGGGTCCGCTGGTCGCCGAGGCGGAGCTGGGCGGCGCCCGGGCGTGGTCGGTCATCGTCGCCGCCCAGGCGCTGGGCACCATCGCCGGCGCGGGCCTGGCGGCTCGTGTGCGGGTGAACAGGCCGATCCTGGTAGGGGTTCTGGCCACTTTCCCGGCCGCGCTGCCGATCGCGCTGCTCGCCGTCTCCGCCCCGGTCTGGCTGGTCGCGGTGGCCATGTTCTGCTGGGGCATCGCCGCGGACGTCTTCGCCGTGCTCTGGTCCACGACCATCCAGCGCGAGGTTCCCGAAGCAGCCCTGTCCCGCGTCAGCTCCTACGACCTGTTCGGCTCCCTGGCCTTCGCCCCGCTCGGGCTGCTGGCGGCGGGCCCCGTCGCCGGCCTCGTCGGCACCCGGCAGGCGCTGGCGGGGTGCGCCGTCATGATCGTCGTGGCCACCTGTGCGGCGCTGTTGTCGCCGCAGGTCCGCCGACTCGGCCCGGCGGCGCTCGCGTCCCGCTCTGAGCGGCGTGGGGTTGCCGCTTCGGGTACGGCCGACGAGGGGCCGGCGTAG